A single region of the Bacillus cereus genome encodes:
- the cdr gene encoding CoA-disulfide reductase: MSRKIVVVGGVAGGASVAARLRRLSEEDEIIMVERGEYISFANCGLPYYIGGVITERQKLLVQTVEKMSKRFNLDIRVLSEVVKINKEEKTITIKNVTTNETYNENYDVLILSPGAKPIVPPIPGIEEAKAMFTLRNVPDTDRIKAYIDEKEPRHATVIGGGFIGVEMVENLRERGIDVTLVEMANQVMPPIDYEMAAYVHEQMKQNNVELVFEDGVGSIEENGTIVRLKSGSIIKTDMIILAIGVQPESRLAKDAGLALGVRGTIKVNEKFQTSDSHIYAIGDAIEVKDFVTETETMIPLAWPANRQGRMLADIIHGHTDSLYKGTMGTSIAKVFDLTVASTGVNEKILRRLNIPHEVVHVQANSHAGYYPNATPVLIKLIFNKESGKIYGAQALGRDGVDKRIDVIATAMKANLTVIDLPDLELSYAPPYSSAKDPVNMVGYAASNIVDGFVDTVQWHEIDRIVENGGYLIDVREPKELKQGMIKGSINVPLDELRDRLDEVPLDKEIYITCQLGMRGYVAARMLMEKGYKVKNVDGGFKLYGTVLPDRIVY; encoded by the coding sequence ATGTCTAGAAAAATTGTTGTAGTAGGTGGAGTTGCGGGCGGGGCATCAGTAGCTGCAAGGCTTCGTCGTTTAAGTGAAGAGGATGAAATTATTATGGTTGAGCGCGGTGAATATATTTCATTTGCAAACTGTGGATTACCATACTATATTGGCGGTGTAATTACAGAAAGACAAAAATTATTAGTACAAACCGTTGAAAAGATGTCAAAGCGTTTTAATTTAGATATACGTGTATTAAGTGAAGTGGTAAAGATTAATAAAGAAGAGAAAACAATTACTATAAAGAATGTAACTACAAATGAAACATATAACGAGAACTATGATGTGTTAATTCTTTCACCAGGGGCAAAACCAATTGTTCCACCTATTCCAGGTATTGAGGAAGCGAAGGCGATGTTTACGTTACGAAATGTACCTGATACAGATCGTATTAAAGCGTATATTGATGAGAAGGAACCACGTCATGCGACGGTTATTGGTGGTGGATTTATTGGAGTTGAAATGGTTGAAAACTTAAGAGAACGTGGAATTGATGTTACTCTCGTAGAGATGGCGAATCAAGTAATGCCACCAATTGATTATGAGATGGCAGCGTATGTACATGAACAGATGAAACAGAATAATGTTGAGCTTGTTTTTGAAGATGGTGTGGGTTCTATAGAAGAAAACGGAACTATTGTACGTTTAAAAAGTGGTTCAATTATAAAAACAGATATGATTATTTTAGCAATTGGTGTACAACCAGAGAGTCGTTTAGCAAAGGATGCAGGATTAGCACTAGGAGTTAGAGGAACGATAAAAGTAAATGAGAAATTTCAAACGTCGGATTCACATATATATGCAATCGGTGATGCGATTGAGGTGAAAGATTTTGTTACAGAAACAGAAACGATGATTCCTTTAGCGTGGCCAGCTAATCGTCAAGGTCGCATGTTAGCAGATATTATTCATGGGCATACGGATTCTTTATATAAAGGTACGATGGGAACTTCTATAGCTAAAGTTTTTGATTTAACAGTTGCTTCGACTGGAGTAAATGAGAAAATATTGAGACGGTTAAATATACCCCATGAGGTAGTACACGTACAAGCAAATTCCCATGCTGGATACTATCCGAATGCTACGCCAGTACTAATAAAATTAATTTTTAATAAAGAGAGTGGAAAAATTTATGGAGCACAGGCTTTAGGACGTGACGGGGTAGATAAGCGTATCGATGTTATTGCAACGGCAATGAAGGCGAATTTAACTGTAATTGATTTACCGGATTTAGAATTATCATATGCACCACCTTATTCTTCCGCAAAAGATCCAGTAAACATGGTAGGGTATGCGGCAAGCAATATAGTAGATGGTTTTGTGGACACGGTACAATGGCATGAAATAGATCGTATTGTTGAAAATGGTGGATATCTTATTGATGTTCGAGAGCCTAAGGAATTAAAGCAAGGAATGATTAAAGGTTCTATTAATGTTCCATTAGATGAATTACGTGATCGCTTGGATGAAGTACCATTAGATAAAGAAATATATATTACTTGTCAACTTGGTATGAGGGGATATGTTGCAGCACGTATGTTAATGGAAAAAGGATATAAGGTAAAGAATGTAGATGGTGGCTTTAAACTATACGGAACAGTATTACCAGACCGGATTGTATATTGA
- the spoVR gene encoding stage V sporulation protein SpoVR: MRASDDKALQYAIAEITEIATGFGLDFYPMRYEICPAEIIYTFGAYGMPTRFSHWSFGKQFFRMKLQYDLGLSKIYELVINSDPCYAFLLDTNSLIQNKLIVAHVLAHCDFFKNNVRFSNTKRDMVESMAATADRVKAYEHKYGKAEVETFLDAVLAIQEHIDPSLMRPKLAWSIDDLEEEEVDKKKASQYDDLWNLDDRNKTRERSNIRKKKKIPPQPEKDLLLFIEEYSRELEDWQRDILTMMREEMLYFWPQLETKIMNEGWASYWHQRILREMDLTSSEAIEFAKLNAGVVQPSKTSINPYYLGIKMFEDIEERYNNPTEEMKRRGVKPGSGRDKIFEVREIEWDVSFLRNYLNKELVMREDMYLFQRQGKEYKVIDKEWEHVRDQLVNMRTNGGFPYLVVEDGDYLKNGELYIKHSYEGIELDLKYLEKVLPYLHQLWGRTVHMESIVESKGVVFSYDGKMVHRKYV, translated from the coding sequence ATGAGAGCAAGTGATGATAAAGCACTGCAATATGCGATTGCGGAAATTACAGAAATTGCGACTGGATTTGGGCTTGATTTTTATCCGATGCGTTATGAAATATGTCCAGCGGAAATTATTTATACATTTGGTGCATATGGGATGCCGACGAGGTTTTCACATTGGAGTTTTGGAAAGCAATTTTTTAGAATGAAATTACAATATGATTTGGGACTTAGTAAAATTTATGAACTCGTTATTAACTCTGATCCATGTTACGCCTTTTTGTTAGATACGAATTCTTTAATTCAAAATAAATTAATCGTAGCGCACGTTTTAGCGCACTGTGATTTCTTCAAAAATAATGTTCGTTTTTCAAATACGAAGCGAGATATGGTAGAGAGCATGGCGGCAACAGCGGATCGTGTGAAAGCATATGAGCATAAGTATGGAAAGGCAGAAGTAGAGACATTTTTAGATGCCGTACTTGCCATTCAAGAACATATTGATCCATCACTTATGCGTCCAAAATTGGCATGGAGTATTGATGATTTAGAGGAGGAAGAAGTAGACAAGAAAAAGGCATCACAATACGATGATTTATGGAATTTAGATGATCGAAATAAAACGAGGGAACGATCCAATATACGCAAAAAGAAGAAGATTCCACCACAGCCAGAGAAAGATTTGCTCCTCTTTATTGAAGAATATAGCCGTGAGCTTGAAGATTGGCAGCGCGACATATTAACGATGATGCGCGAGGAAATGTTATATTTCTGGCCACAGCTTGAAACGAAGATCATGAATGAAGGCTGGGCTTCCTACTGGCATCAACGCATACTTCGTGAAATGGACTTAACATCTTCTGAAGCGATTGAATTCGCAAAGCTTAATGCAGGTGTCGTACAGCCATCAAAAACAAGCATTAACCCATACTACCTCGGTATTAAAATGTTTGAAGATATTGAAGAACGCTACAACAATCCGACAGAAGAAATGAAAAGGCGTGGTGTGAAGCCTGGTTCTGGTCGTGACAAAATCTTTGAAGTACGCGAAATTGAATGGGACGTATCGTTCCTAAGAAATTACTTAAATAAAGAACTCGTCATGAGAGAAGATATGTACTTGTTCCAGCGCCAAGGAAAAGAATATAAAGTAATAGATAAAGAGTGGGAACATGTGCGTGATCAACTTGTAAATATGCGTACAAATGGAGGTTTCCCGTACTTAGTAGTAGAAGATGGAGACTACTTAAAGAACGGAGAATTGTACATTAAACATAGTTATGAAGGAATTGAGCTAGATTTAAAATACTTAGAAAAGGTATTACCGTACCTTCATCAGTTATGGGGAAGAACGGTGCATATGGAGTCCATTGTGGAGAGTAAGGGCGTTGTGTTCTCTTATGATGGGAAGATGGTGCATCGGAAGTATGTGTGA
- a CDS encoding sulfurtransferase TusA family protein, which yields MEESIMSIKVDMSLDCKGLACPMPIVKTKKAMEGLISGQVIEIEATDKGSTIDIQSWASKVGHQYIGTKHEGDILMHYVRKAHEHEVNEVVKYPHTITNTELQSILSREEECIVLDVREAAEFAFGHIPSAISVPLGELDSAALDQTKQIYVICRTGNRSDVACQMLKEKGYSNVKNVIPGMLEWQGNMEK from the coding sequence GTGGAGGAATCGATAATGAGTATAAAAGTAGATATGAGTTTAGATTGTAAAGGTTTGGCTTGTCCGATGCCGATTGTGAAGACGAAGAAGGCAATGGAAGGATTGATATCGGGGCAAGTGATTGAAATTGAGGCAACAGATAAAGGATCTACGATAGATATACAAAGTTGGGCGAGTAAAGTAGGGCATCAATATATCGGGACGAAACACGAAGGTGACATATTGATGCATTATGTGAGGAAAGCACACGAGCATGAAGTGAATGAAGTTGTGAAATATCCTCATACAATTACGAATACGGAATTACAGTCTATATTGTCTCGCGAGGAAGAGTGCATCGTATTAGATGTTCGCGAAGCAGCGGAGTTTGCTTTTGGTCATATTCCATCAGCCATTTCGGTGCCGTTAGGCGAATTAGACAGTGCAGCGTTAGATCAGACGAAGCAAATATATGTTATTTGCCGAACAGGTAACCGCAGTGATGTAGCTTGCCAAATGTTGAAAGAAAAAGGCTATTCAAATGTGAAAAATGTCATTCCAGGTATGTTAGAGTGGCAAGGGAATATGGAAAAGTAA
- a CDS encoding Ger(x)C family spore germination protein — protein MKNTLLCFSIIILIFQSGCTQPNIVDTQRMIHVGGFDITKDKQFRGTILYPDYTKGVQSKPETQSTTAGTIETISSRLNAKSPHTIAVGQMRVVLFGKSIGEHGIGDIINNLQRDPNIGRDVQLALVDGSTEKLLKHIKTNGSLYLSDLLEQNIEAETIPRTALNIFLYNFYSSGCDPFLPYIEIDEDKSASIKGLAFLKKDKVVMYTDKKGSFLLKLLLNPTTNGRYEVPIQQGNHKGLIATQNLSGKSVCYLSDTGDIPKVNIHLKLNGLIKSAPSWLDLAKNENITYIKKHVEKTVEKDLNELIKQFQEKEVDPIGIREEIRSHSRKWTIKQIQEMYPNVDVAVHVQINVVQSGIGE, from the coding sequence ATGAAAAATACTTTATTATGCTTTTCCATTATCATTTTAATTTTCCAATCCGGCTGTACACAACCGAATATAGTAGACACACAGCGAATGATTCATGTAGGTGGATTTGATATAACGAAAGACAAACAATTTCGCGGGACGATTTTATATCCCGATTACACAAAAGGCGTTCAATCAAAACCAGAAACTCAGTCAACTACTGCTGGCACGATCGAAACAATATCCTCACGACTAAATGCAAAATCGCCTCATACTATCGCTGTCGGTCAAATGCGTGTTGTGCTTTTTGGAAAATCCATTGGCGAACATGGAATTGGCGATATTATAAATAATTTGCAACGTGATCCTAATATTGGTCGAGATGTTCAACTAGCACTGGTAGACGGTTCTACAGAAAAACTGCTCAAACATATTAAAACAAATGGATCACTCTATCTGTCTGACTTACTGGAGCAAAACATAGAAGCCGAAACGATTCCACGGACTGCTTTAAATATTTTTTTATATAACTTTTATTCATCAGGATGCGATCCATTTCTTCCTTATATTGAAATTGATGAAGACAAGTCTGCTTCCATTAAAGGACTCGCTTTTTTAAAAAAGGATAAAGTGGTTATGTACACAGATAAAAAAGGATCTTTTTTATTGAAATTACTCCTTAATCCAACTACAAATGGTCGTTACGAAGTTCCAATACAGCAAGGTAACCATAAAGGATTAATTGCCACTCAAAACTTATCTGGAAAGAGCGTTTGTTACCTTTCCGATACTGGTGACATTCCGAAAGTTAACATCCACTTAAAATTAAATGGACTCATAAAAAGCGCTCCAAGCTGGCTTGATTTAGCGAAAAACGAAAACATAACTTACATAAAAAAACATGTAGAAAAAACAGTTGAGAAAGATTTAAACGAATTAATAAAACAATTTCAAGAAAAAGAGGTCGATCCGATAGGGATACGGGAAGAAATTCGTAGTCATTCAAGAAAATGGACTATAAAACAAATTCAAGAAATGTACCCTAATGTAGATGTTGCTGTTCACGTACAAATCAATGTTGTGCAATCTGGTATCGGAGAATAG
- a CDS encoding nitroreductase family protein — protein sequence MTTYTSIANVIKERRSVRTFTNKAVEKELLIELLNDATWAPNHKHREPWNCKLYIGEGRQKLVDAVLNSFTEEERAKRGKTLSDRFLSTPAQIVVYIDEDPRQIPRDEDYAATCAFMQNFQLLAWERGLGCVWKSGGLNYNPLFIEGIGLTRGQRIVGILHIGYFDKAPEGKVRTPITEKMEIIEG from the coding sequence ATGACTACATATACTTCCATCGCAAATGTTATTAAAGAAAGACGCTCTGTTCGTACATTTACAAATAAAGCAGTAGAAAAAGAGTTATTAATTGAACTATTAAACGACGCAACGTGGGCACCGAATCATAAACATCGTGAGCCATGGAATTGTAAATTATACATTGGAGAAGGCCGTCAGAAATTAGTAGACGCAGTATTAAACTCTTTCACAGAAGAAGAAAGAGCAAAACGCGGCAAAACTTTATCTGATCGTTTCTTAAGTACGCCTGCACAAATCGTTGTTTACATTGATGAAGATCCGCGTCAAATTCCACGTGACGAAGATTACGCTGCAACATGTGCATTTATGCAAAACTTCCAATTGCTTGCTTGGGAACGCGGTTTAGGCTGTGTTTGGAAATCAGGTGGATTAAACTACAATCCACTATTTATAGAAGGAATCGGTTTAACAAGAGGCCAACGCATCGTTGGAATTCTTCATATCGGTTATTTCGATAAAGCACCAGAGGGAAAAGTGCGTACGCCGATTACGGAGAAGATGGAGATTATTGAGGGTTAA
- a CDS encoding spore germination protein, protein MLRSTSKKNKKTICSIPEFIHTMKESSDFVSYNVVDDGTLCLFYYKSTAESLLINRFILTPIKRELDHIENISDIANIVTLEEIITGPSIDDIREKLLGGYVLIQLKNDSQAAEYALIRAESSVLGTRLYNDTENEYSVIGPKVGFVENIDTNTHLLRRSIVTEQLVFKEVVVGSISKTKVVVAYIEGITNDQHVNTAMQRLQGIDFDVPFDATMIEQFISDNSNSPFPVLLPTERLDRSVYALINGGVVILTDGSPYALAGPATLLDFFVSPEDYYLPWIAGSFLRMVRFFGAAFSLFSSAIYTAVLTYHYQMIPADLLGPIIYSRANVPFPPMLEALFLEITIELLREAGARLPTKVGQTIGIVGGIVIGQASVEAALTSTILLIAVALSALASFTTPTVKMSSTIRILRFPLIILAGAFGGVGLIVGFVFILAHLIRLKSLGSPYLLPLYPFRGLGTAEGLLRLPFSQTAGRASFLRPKKKWRYDPNKAKEKHDGEEK, encoded by the coding sequence ATGTTGCGTTCAACATCTAAAAAGAATAAAAAAACAATCTGTTCCATTCCCGAGTTTATCCACACGATGAAAGAATCTAGTGATTTCGTTTCTTATAACGTAGTAGACGATGGGACATTATGTTTGTTTTATTACAAATCTACAGCTGAATCACTCCTCATTAATCGATTTATTTTAACACCTATAAAAAGAGAATTAGATCACATTGAAAATATAAGTGATATAGCAAATATCGTCACACTTGAGGAGATTATCACAGGCCCTTCTATTGACGATATTCGTGAAAAATTATTAGGTGGGTATGTGCTCATACAGCTAAAAAATGATTCTCAAGCAGCAGAATATGCACTTATTCGTGCTGAAAGTTCAGTTTTAGGTACACGATTATATAACGATACAGAAAATGAATATAGTGTAATCGGTCCCAAAGTGGGATTCGTTGAAAATATTGATACAAATACACACTTACTTCGCCGAAGTATTGTAACGGAGCAATTAGTTTTCAAAGAGGTTGTAGTTGGCTCTATATCAAAAACAAAGGTCGTAGTTGCTTACATCGAAGGCATTACAAATGATCAGCACGTCAATACTGCAATGCAGCGTCTACAAGGCATTGACTTTGATGTTCCTTTCGATGCGACTATGATCGAACAATTTATTAGCGATAATAGTAACTCTCCCTTCCCTGTTTTACTACCTACAGAGCGCTTAGATCGTTCTGTTTATGCACTCATTAATGGCGGTGTTGTCATTTTAACAGATGGTTCACCATACGCATTAGCTGGACCGGCGACATTACTCGATTTCTTCGTATCTCCAGAAGATTATTATTTACCATGGATAGCAGGCTCATTTCTTAGAATGGTTCGTTTTTTCGGAGCAGCATTCTCTCTATTCTCTTCAGCTATTTATACAGCTGTATTAACGTATCACTATCAAATGATTCCAGCTGATTTACTTGGTCCTATTATTTATTCTAGAGCTAACGTACCGTTCCCACCTATGTTAGAAGCACTTTTTTTAGAAATTACAATCGAATTACTGCGCGAGGCTGGAGCTCGTTTACCGACTAAAGTTGGTCAAACAATTGGTATTGTTGGAGGGATTGTCATTGGCCAGGCATCTGTTGAGGCTGCTTTAACAAGTACTATTTTATTAATTGCGGTTGCGTTATCTGCGCTTGCTTCTTTTACAACACCAACAGTAAAAATGTCTTCCACTATCCGGATATTACGATTTCCTCTCATCATTTTAGCTGGAGCATTTGGAGGTGTAGGGCTAATCGTCGGATTTGTATTCATATTAGCTCATTTAATTCGCTTAAAATCACTTGGATCACCTTATTTATTACCTTTATATCCATTTCGCGGGTTAGGTACAGCTGAGGGGCTCCTTCGTCTTCCATTTAGTCAAACTGCAGGGCGGGCTTCTTTTCTAAGACCAAAGAAGAAATGGCGCTATGATCCAAACAAAGCGAAAGAAAAACATGATGGTGAAGAAAAATGA
- a CDS encoding metal-sensitive transcriptional regulator has product MEYNQDMKNRLKRIEGQVRGVLRMMEEGKDCREVITQLTASRSALDRTIGLVVGTNLEQCLREQFETGNGSNEELIKEAVQLLVKSR; this is encoded by the coding sequence ATGGAATATAATCAAGATATGAAAAATAGATTGAAACGTATTGAAGGTCAAGTTCGTGGTGTGCTTCGTATGATGGAAGAAGGAAAAGATTGCCGAGAGGTTATTACACAGTTAACGGCATCTCGTTCTGCACTTGATCGTACAATTGGACTTGTTGTTGGAACAAATTTAGAGCAGTGTTTACGTGAGCAGTTTGAGACAGGTAATGGCTCAAATGAAGAGTTAATTAAAGAAGCTGTTCAATTGCTTGTAAAAAGCAGATAA